Proteins encoded by one window of Ulvibacter sp. MAR_2010_11:
- the egtB gene encoding ergothioneine biosynthesis protein EgtB produces the protein MIATKNLVTFFLETREHTENICKPLEIEDYVVQPIVDVSPPKWHLGHTTWFFEEFILKPYKPNYKLFHNDFAFVFNSYYENVGKRVVRTDRGNMSRPGVAMVYDYRHYVTRELTDFLNETTIPEVQEILLIGIHHEKQHQELLLTDIKYILGHNPLLPVYHKSFSENLIETQRQEWIAMSEGIYTIGHNDSHAFCYDNELGKHSVFIHDFEISNRLITNREYLAFVEAGGYKDHNLWHAEGWDWNQKENIKQPMYWHLIEGEWYQFTLAGPQKIVMDAPVAHISYFEAFAFAQWMECRLPTEFEWEVAQDNFTWGSRWEWTESAYLPYPGYQKVPGALGEYNGKFMVNQKVLRGASVATPDAHSRPTYRNFFQTNLRWQFTGIRLAK, from the coding sequence ATGATAGCAACTAAAAATTTGGTGACCTTTTTTCTGGAAACCCGTGAACATACCGAAAACATTTGCAAACCTCTGGAAATTGAAGACTATGTGGTGCAACCCATTGTTGATGTTTCTCCTCCTAAATGGCATTTGGGTCATACTACCTGGTTTTTTGAGGAATTTATTCTGAAACCGTACAAACCAAATTACAAACTATTTCATAATGACTTTGCCTTTGTCTTTAACAGCTATTATGAGAACGTCGGAAAAAGAGTAGTTCGTACCGATCGCGGAAATATGTCTCGTCCCGGCGTTGCGATGGTCTACGATTACCGGCACTACGTTACAAGAGAGTTAACAGATTTTCTCAACGAAACGACGATTCCTGAAGTACAGGAAATCCTGCTTATAGGGATTCATCATGAAAAACAACATCAGGAACTGTTACTTACCGATATCAAATATATTCTTGGGCACAATCCCTTGCTCCCGGTTTATCATAAATCTTTTTCTGAAAACCTTATTGAAACTCAAAGACAGGAATGGATTGCTATGTCTGAAGGAATTTATACCATAGGCCATAACGATTCCCACGCCTTTTGTTATGATAATGAGTTGGGGAAACATTCGGTTTTTATTCACGATTTTGAAATATCCAATCGCTTAATCACCAATCGAGAATACCTGGCGTTTGTGGAAGCCGGAGGCTACAAAGATCACAACCTATGGCATGCCGAAGGCTGGGACTGGAATCAAAAAGAAAATATAAAACAGCCAATGTATTGGCATCTTATTGAAGGAGAATGGTATCAATTTACTCTTGCCGGACCTCAGAAAATTGTAATGGATGCTCCTGTAGCTCATATTTCCTATTTTGAAGCTTTCGCCTTTGCGCAATGGATGGAATGCAGACTCCCAACCGAATTTGAATGGGAGGTAGCTCAGGATAATTTTACCTGGGGTAGCAGATGGGAATGGACCGAAAGTGCATATCTTCCTTATCCCGGCTATCAAAAAGTTCCGGGAGCACTGGGAGAATACAACGGCAAGTTTATGGTAAATCAAAAAGTGTTACGAGGAGCATCGGTAGCGACTCCTGATGCACATTCTAGACCTACTTACCGCAATTTTTTTCAAACCAATTTACGCTGGCAATTTACAGGAATACGTTTGGCGAAATAA
- a CDS encoding energy transducer TonB, with the protein MKKTFLILSILFSTVLVAQEDWGDVQKNIVTLKEIAPVWPGCETGSATARQNCFNQKLSQHISKNFKYPAEEYKNNVQGKVIVDFVINEKGLVEVNSVSGGTAALQAEAKRNILAIPKMAKPGMMGGKPRAIKYTVPFTFKTGK; encoded by the coding sequence ATGAAAAAAACGTTTCTTATCCTCAGTATTCTATTCTCCACTGTTTTAGTTGCTCAGGAAGACTGGGGTGATGTTCAAAAAAACATAGTTACCTTAAAAGAAATTGCACCTGTTTGGCCGGGTTGTGAAACAGGTAGTGCAACAGCACGCCAAAATTGTTTCAATCAAAAATTATCACAACACATTTCAAAAAATTTTAAATATCCTGCCGAAGAATACAAAAACAATGTTCAAGGAAAAGTAATTGTTGATTTTGTGATCAATGAAAAAGGTCTTGTGGAAGTAAATAGTGTTAGCGGGGGTACAGCCGCTCTACAGGCGGAAGCCAAACGCAATATTCTAGCCATTCCCAAAATGGCAAAACCCGGAATGATGGGTGGAAAACCAAGAGCCATTAAATACACGGTTCCCTTTACTTTTAAAACGGGTAAATAA
- a CDS encoding thymidylate synthase, producing the protein MQQYHDLLKHVLTHGNAKEDRTGTGTKSVFGYQMRFDLSEGFPMVTTKKLHLKSIVYELLWFLNGDTNIKYLQDNGVRIWNEWADENGDLGPVYGHQWRNWNSEEIDQISEIIQTLKHNPDSRRMLVSAWNPSVLPDTSKPFSENVANGKAALPPCHAFFQFYVANGKLSCQLYQRSADIFLGVPFNIASYALFTMMMAQVCGYQPGDFVHTFGDAHIYSNHMEQVELQLSREPRPLPKMLLNPNVKDIFGFKFDDFTLEDYNPHPHIKGAVAI; encoded by the coding sequence ATGCAACAATACCACGACCTCTTAAAACATGTACTTACACACGGAAATGCTAAGGAAGACCGTACCGGAACAGGAACCAAAAGTGTCTTTGGTTACCAGATGCGCTTCGATTTAAGCGAAGGTTTCCCAATGGTTACCACAAAAAAATTGCACTTAAAATCGATTGTGTACGAACTGTTGTGGTTTTTAAACGGAGATACCAATATAAAATACCTTCAGGACAATGGCGTTAGAATTTGGAACGAATGGGCCGATGAAAACGGAGATCTGGGGCCTGTTTACGGACATCAGTGGCGAAACTGGAACAGTGAAGAAATCGATCAGATTTCAGAAATAATTCAAACATTAAAACACAATCCCGATAGCCGAAGAATGCTGGTAAGCGCATGGAACCCCAGTGTCCTTCCCGATACCTCTAAACCTTTTTCAGAAAATGTGGCAAATGGAAAGGCCGCTCTCCCACCGTGTCATGCCTTTTTTCAGTTTTATGTGGCCAACGGAAAATTATCTTGTCAATTGTATCAGCGAAGCGCCGATATTTTTCTGGGAGTCCCTTTTAACATTGCATCCTATGCCCTATTTACTATGATGATGGCACAGGTTTGCGGTTACCAGCCGGGGGATTTTGTACATACCTTTGGTGATGCTCATATTTACAGCAATCACATGGAACAAGTTGAGTTACAATTATCACGGGAACCCCGCCCATTGCCAAAAATGTTGCTCAATCCAAATGTAAAAGATATATTTGGCTTCAAATTTGATGACTTTACATTGGAAGATTACAATCCGCATCCTCATATTAAAGGCGCGGTTGCAATTTAA
- a CDS encoding NupC/NupG family nucleoside CNT transporter yields the protein MRNLLLLAVLLFVSIVTFGQSVEKNWEFSAVETQKGELLFPINEATDFLKLENGAFKFHLEANNNLKASGDYIFQNNLLVFFYNQPSDTIRRYRVSQLTDSTLVFSENNVSYKFRVSETDSATTLTSSPDEEKFDSQIIPSEGFSFGSLWRGILGMISLIVIAWLFSSNKKAINWKTVGIGLAFQLVIAIGVLKVPFVKGIFEAIGKVFISVLDFTRAGSQFLFEGLVVDMDTFGFIFAFQVLPTIIFFSALTSVLFYTGIIQRVVKAMGWLLTKLLKISGAESLSVAGNIFLGQTEAPLLIKAYLEKMNKSEMLLVMIGGMATVAGAVLAAYIGFLGGDDPVLRLVFAKHLLAASVMAAPGAIVISKILYPQTEAINTDVQVSTEKIGSNILDAIANGTTEGLKLAVNVGAMLLVFVALIAMVNGILGGAASFNGFAIESMGIDWHFTSLNQFIAKNTAYDGLSLEFLLGYLFAPLMWLTGVAKDDMMLMGQLLGIKLVASEFVGYIQLADLKNAANGIHLKYEKSIIMATYMLCGFANFASIGIQIGGIGSLAPGQRKTLSKFGMKALIGGTIASLISATIAGMIIG from the coding sequence ATGCGAAACCTTCTACTCCTTGCAGTTTTACTATTTGTATCCATTGTAACTTTTGGACAATCTGTTGAAAAAAACTGGGAGTTTTCGGCAGTAGAAACTCAAAAAGGCGAACTGCTCTTTCCTATTAATGAGGCTACCGATTTTCTGAAATTGGAAAATGGGGCTTTCAAATTTCATCTGGAGGCAAACAACAACCTGAAAGCATCCGGAGATTATATTTTTCAAAATAATTTATTGGTTTTCTTTTACAATCAGCCTTCAGACACCATAAGACGATATCGTGTTTCACAGCTAACCGATTCTACCTTGGTTTTTTCTGAAAATAATGTTTCGTATAAATTCAGGGTTTCAGAAACAGATAGCGCCACAACACTTACCTCCTCTCCAGATGAAGAAAAGTTTGATTCACAAATAATTCCTTCTGAAGGATTCTCCTTCGGAAGTCTTTGGCGGGGTATTTTGGGCATGATCTCACTTATTGTAATTGCCTGGCTCTTCAGCTCCAACAAAAAAGCAATCAATTGGAAAACTGTTGGAATCGGACTCGCATTTCAGTTGGTGATTGCCATTGGAGTATTGAAAGTGCCTTTTGTGAAAGGTATTTTTGAAGCAATTGGAAAAGTATTTATAAGCGTCCTCGATTTTACCCGAGCCGGGAGCCAGTTTTTGTTTGAAGGACTGGTAGTAGATATGGACACTTTCGGATTTATTTTTGCCTTTCAGGTCCTACCAACCATTATCTTCTTTTCAGCGCTTACTTCAGTACTCTTTTACACCGGCATTATTCAACGTGTAGTGAAAGCCATGGGTTGGTTATTGACAAAATTATTAAAGATATCGGGTGCAGAAAGCCTAAGTGTTGCCGGAAACATATTTTTAGGACAAACTGAAGCTCCTCTTTTAATAAAGGCGTATCTCGAAAAGATGAACAAGTCTGAAATGCTTTTGGTGATGATTGGAGGAATGGCAACGGTAGCAGGAGCCGTTTTAGCAGCCTATATTGGCTTTTTGGGAGGTGATGACCCTGTGTTACGATTGGTTTTTGCAAAGCATTTACTGGCAGCATCGGTCATGGCAGCTCCGGGTGCCATCGTGATATCTAAAATTCTGTATCCGCAAACTGAAGCAATTAATACCGACGTACAGGTTTCCACCGAAAAAATCGGATCGAATATACTAGATGCCATTGCCAATGGAACTACCGAAGGATTAAAACTGGCCGTGAATGTCGGAGCCATGTTGTTGGTTTTTGTAGCCTTGATTGCAATGGTAAATGGTATTCTGGGTGGGGCAGCAAGTTTTAATGGTTTTGCCATTGAATCGATGGGAATCGATTGGCATTTTACCTCTTTAAACCAATTTATAGCTAAAAATACGGCTTACGACGGACTCTCGCTGGAATTTCTATTAGGATATCTCTTTGCACCACTTATGTGGTTAACAGGTGTCGCCAAGGACGATATGATGCTTATGGGTCAGTTGTTAGGAATTAAATTGGTAGCTAGCGAATTTGTAGGCTATATCCAATTGGCTGACTTAAAAAATGCTGCAAACGGAATTCATTTGAAATACGAAAAGTCTATTATTATGGCGACTTATATGTTATGTGGCTTTGCAAATTTCGCTTCTATAGGAATTCAAATTGGAGGAATTGGATCTTTAGCTCCCGGACAACGAAAGACCTTGTCTAAATTTGGTATGAAAGCCTTAATTGGCGGAACCATTGCTTCCTTGATCTCTGCAACTATCGCCGGAATGATTATTGGTTAA
- a CDS encoding bifunctional nuclease family protein produces MSLVRLNIKGISYSQTQNGAYALILSEVDGDRKLPIVIGAFEAQSIAIALEKEIKPPRPLTHDLFKNFSDRFDIVVKQVIIHKLVDGVFYSSIICERDKIEEIIDARTSDAIALALRFKAPIFTYKNILDKAGIFLKTTPKKKKEEVSQDEEAVIEELIMGEDRESVKITGEDYSKFTSKELHQMLDEAVTNEDYEKAARIRDEISKREK; encoded by the coding sequence ATGAGTTTAGTACGTCTTAATATAAAGGGAATTTCATACAGTCAAACTCAAAACGGGGCCTATGCCTTAATTCTAAGTGAGGTAGATGGTGATCGAAAACTTCCTATTGTTATTGGTGCTTTTGAAGCCCAATCCATTGCCATTGCCTTGGAAAAGGAAATAAAACCTCCAAGACCCCTTACCCACGATCTATTTAAGAATTTTTCCGATCGTTTCGATATTGTGGTCAAGCAGGTGATTATTCACAAATTGGTGGATGGTGTCTTTTATTCGAGTATTATTTGTGAACGAGATAAAATTGAAGAGATCATCGATGCCCGAACCAGTGACGCCATTGCACTTGCGCTGAGATTTAAAGCACCCATTTTTACCTATAAGAACATTCTCGATAAGGCAGGTATCTTTTTGAAAACCACCCCAAAAAAGAAAAAGGAGGAAGTTTCCCAGGATGAAGAAGCTGTAATTGAAGAATTGATCATGGGCGAAGATCGGGAATCTGTTAAGATCACGGGTGAAGATTATTCAAAATTTACTTCAAAAGAACTACACCAAATGTTGGATGAGGCCGTTACAAATGAAGACTACGAAAAGGCCGCCAGGATCCGGGATGAAATTTCTAAAAGGGAAAAATAA
- a CDS encoding electron transfer flavoprotein subunit alpha/FixB family protein, producing the protein MSVVVYTESEEGKFKKVAFEAVSYAKGIADTMGTSVTAVTVNGGNASELGTYGAAKVLEVSNDKLQNFNAEAYADVIAQAAKKEGASVVILTSSVNSKFMAPLVAVNLEAGYVPNVTELPSSTSPFRVKHSVFTNKAFSITEINTAVKIIGLAKNAYGLKENSAAGTAEAFAPNLDAHDFDMKIVSVDKATDKVTIADAEIVVSGGRGLKGPENWAMIEELAKTLGAATACSKPVSDMGWRPHSEHVGQTGKPVASNLYIAIGISGAIQHLAGINSSKVKVVINNDPEAPFFKAADYGMVGDAFEVVPQLNEKLKEFKAQNA; encoded by the coding sequence ATGTCAGTAGTAGTATATACAGAATCTGAAGAAGGAAAATTTAAAAAAGTAGCATTTGAAGCGGTATCCTACGCAAAAGGAATCGCCGATACAATGGGAACTTCGGTAACTGCCGTGACGGTTAATGGTGGAAATGCATCCGAACTTGGCACCTATGGGGCAGCAAAAGTATTGGAAGTTTCCAATGATAAATTGCAAAACTTTAACGCCGAAGCCTATGCCGACGTGATTGCTCAAGCCGCCAAAAAGGAAGGAGCTTCCGTAGTTATTTTAACTTCAAGTGTGAACAGCAAATTTATGGCGCCTCTGGTAGCGGTAAATCTGGAAGCCGGTTATGTTCCCAATGTAACCGAATTGCCCTCAAGCACTTCTCCTTTTAGAGTAAAACACAGTGTCTTTACTAATAAGGCTTTTTCTATCACTGAAATCAATACGGCTGTAAAAATAATAGGCCTGGCAAAAAACGCTTACGGATTAAAGGAAAACTCTGCTGCAGGAACTGCCGAAGCATTTGCTCCTAATTTGGATGCTCACGACTTCGATATGAAAATTGTATCTGTAGACAAAGCAACCGACAAAGTTACCATCGCCGATGCAGAAATAGTAGTTTCGGGAGGTCGCGGATTAAAAGGCCCTGAAAACTGGGCAATGATCGAAGAATTAGCCAAAACCTTAGGTGCTGCGACTGCTTGTTCGAAACCTGTAAGTGATATGGGCTGGAGACCGCATAGTGAACACGTTGGGCAAACCGGGAAGCCGGTAGCTTCCAATTTGTACATCGCTATCGGAATTTCAGGAGCGATTCAGCATTTGGCAGGAATTAATTCTTCAAAAGTAAAAGTGGTAATTAACAACGATCCCGAAGCTCCTTTCTTTAAAGCTGCCGATTACGGAATGGTTGGGGATGCCTTTGAAGTGGTTCCGCAACTCAACGAAAAATTAAAAGAGTTTAAAGCTCAAAACGCATAA
- a CDS encoding electron transfer flavoprotein subunit beta/FixA family protein gives MKILVCISHVPDTTSKINFTEGDTKFDTNGVQFVINPNDEFGLTRAMWFKEKQGAIVHVANVGGLETEPTLRKALAIGADEAIRVNTPATDGYSVAKQLAHVAKEGAYDLIIGGRESIDYNGGMVPGMIAKLIGANFVNTCINLEVDGNNATAIREIDGGKETLSTSLPLVVGGQKGLVEESDLRIPNMRGIMQARSKPLTVKDPVDTNSETQTVSFQKPAPKGAVKLVDTVDELIDLLHNEAKVI, from the coding sequence ATGAAAATATTAGTGTGTATAAGTCATGTACCGGACACTACTTCAAAAATTAATTTTACTGAAGGCGATACGAAGTTTGATACCAACGGAGTGCAATTTGTGATTAATCCGAATGACGAATTCGGACTCACCCGTGCCATGTGGTTTAAAGAAAAACAAGGTGCTATAGTGCATGTTGCCAACGTTGGAGGACTCGAAACAGAGCCAACTTTACGTAAAGCATTGGCCATTGGTGCCGATGAAGCCATTCGAGTGAATACCCCGGCCACCGATGGATATTCGGTAGCCAAACAATTAGCGCATGTGGCAAAAGAAGGTGCTTACGACCTAATTATCGGCGGCCGTGAGTCAATCGACTACAACGGAGGAATGGTTCCCGGAATGATCGCCAAATTAATTGGTGCCAATTTTGTGAATACCTGTATCAATCTGGAAGTTGATGGCAATAATGCAACGGCCATTCGCGAAATCGACGGCGGGAAAGAAACACTTTCAACCTCATTGCCGCTGGTTGTAGGTGGACAAAAAGGATTGGTTGAAGAAAGTGATCTTCGCATCCCAAACATGCGCGGTATTATGCAGGCACGTTCCAAACCCTTAACGGTAAAAGATCCCGTGGATACAAATTCCGAAACACAAACAGTTTCTTTCCAAAAGCCGGCTCCCAAAGGTGCTGTAAAACTGGTCGATACTGTGGACGAATTAATAGATCTGTTACATAACGAAGCCAAGGTTATCTAG
- a CDS encoding pyruvate dehydrogenase complex E1 component subunit beta, with protein MKTLQFREAICEAMSEEMRRDESIYLMGEEVAEYNGAYKASKGMLDEFGAKRVIDTPISELGFSGIAIGSAMNGNRPIVEYMTFNFSLVGIDQIINNAAKMRQMSGGQINIPIVFRGPTASAGQLAATHSQAFESWFANCPGLKVVVPSNPADAKGLLKSAIRDDDPVIFMESEQMYGDKGEVPEGEYLIPLGVAEIKRKGKDVTIVSFGKIIKEAYKAAEVLAEEGIECEIIDLRTVRPMDHNTILESVKKTNRLVILEEAWPFGNVATEITYQVQSQAFDYLDAPIIKINTADTPAPYSPVLLEEWLPNSKDVIKAVKKVLYIA; from the coding sequence ATGAAGACATTACAATTCCGTGAAGCCATTTGTGAAGCCATGAGCGAAGAAATGCGCCGTGACGAGAGTATATACTTGATGGGTGAAGAAGTGGCCGAATACAACGGAGCTTATAAGGCAAGTAAAGGCATGCTGGATGAATTTGGAGCCAAACGCGTAATTGACACCCCTATTTCCGAACTTGGTTTTTCAGGAATTGCCATCGGTTCAGCCATGAATGGCAACAGACCCATCGTAGAATACATGACCTTCAATTTTTCATTGGTTGGGATTGATCAGATTATCAATAATGCGGCAAAAATGCGGCAAATGAGTGGCGGACAAATTAATATTCCAATTGTTTTCAGAGGTCCAACAGCTTCAGCAGGTCAGCTTGCTGCCACGCATTCACAAGCCTTCGAAAGCTGGTTTGCCAATTGTCCGGGTTTAAAAGTGGTTGTGCCCAGTAATCCGGCCGATGCCAAAGGATTGTTGAAAAGTGCCATTAGAGATGATGATCCTGTAATTTTTATGGAGAGTGAACAGATGTATGGAGATAAGGGAGAAGTTCCCGAGGGAGAATATCTTATCCCTTTGGGAGTTGCTGAAATTAAACGCAAAGGAAAGGATGTGACCATTGTTTCCTTCGGAAAAATAATAAAAGAAGCTTACAAAGCTGCTGAAGTATTGGCAGAAGAAGGTATCGAATGTGAAATTATCGATTTGCGAACCGTTCGTCCAATGGATCACAATACCATCCTCGAATCGGTTAAAAAAACAAATCGGTTGGTGATTTTAGAGGAAGCATGGCCGTTTGGTAATGTCGCCACCGAAATTACGTATCAGGTGCAAAGTCAGGCGTTCGATTATCTGGATGCTCCTATTATTAAAATTAATACTGCAGACACACCTGCTCCCTATTCACCTGTTTTATTGGAAGAATGGCTTCCCAACAGTAAGGATGTAATTAAAGCCGTTAAAAAAGTACTTTACATTGCATAG
- a CDS encoding DUF5686 and carboxypeptidase-like regulatory domain-containing protein codes for MKHCLLFFLLFTSILGAQTKISGVIRDSTGEPVAFANVIFKDSNEGTISNEDGRFYLESDDTYTEVVFSFIGYANTEVALMQRINYNMVVVMEEEASSLNEVVLISGKQDKKNNPAIDILRKIWENRRENGVKKFKQYQYDKYEKLEFDLNTIDSGLIKSKIFKGMEFVFDQIDTSNITGNTYLPIFINEAYSKVYGDNIISEEREVLEGNKNSGFDNNQTLIAFVKDLYSEYDVYDNYLKFFDKAFTSPLSRTGIDVYNYVLLDSAYRDNKWCYNIVYYPRRKNELTFKGDFWVNDTTWAIKEINLQASKSANLNWVREVYIEQEFDVLNDSIFLITRDYFLSDFSFRKKEKARGMYGKRTTLYDKYTFDIPKDKKFYSEQVDPYQYEIYNRPDEFWEQNRMEQLSKDEKGVYKMLDTLKTVPRFKALYNLGATLVSGYYEINNVDVGPIFSIFGFNEAEGMRIRLGGRTYFSQNDPWRLEGFGAYGFKDQQFKYGISAKWLLDRKTRLTIFGGNRKDVEQTGASLTNSNDVLGRSLASSSLISVGANDRLTRINLTTAGFSMEPAKNFMVRLTGSYRTLRSATETFSIDYNVKENGEFTGEVRSEISQPEIELAFNYTPKKKTSGYGVERTVINDGNYASFYLGYTYGLKEIMSGDFEYQKIQALYTQPWNIGGLGRLYSTVEVGKTFGEVPLSLLNPIPGNQTYFSIYNSFTQLDYYEFVSDTYTSLHLQHDFGGRFFSRIPLLRKLNLREVIGFRAVYGAISDENIALNASGVAYQAPGDIYYEYSVGVGNIFKIFRLDFNFRGNYLQNPDARKFGITGVFGFSF; via the coding sequence ATGAAGCATTGTCTCCTTTTCTTTTTACTTTTTACTTCTATTCTGGGGGCACAGACCAAGATTAGTGGAGTTATTCGCGACTCTACGGGCGAACCTGTGGCATTTGCCAATGTTATCTTTAAAGATTCGAACGAGGGGACTATTTCCAACGAAGATGGGAGGTTTTATCTGGAAAGCGATGATACCTATACCGAAGTTGTTTTTTCGTTTATTGGGTATGCCAATACCGAGGTAGCACTTATGCAACGAATTAATTATAACATGGTGGTGGTCATGGAAGAGGAAGCGTCGTCACTAAATGAAGTTGTTCTTATAAGTGGAAAACAGGACAAAAAAAATAATCCTGCCATCGATATTCTTCGGAAAATCTGGGAAAATCGGAGAGAGAATGGTGTGAAAAAATTCAAACAATACCAATACGATAAATACGAAAAACTTGAATTTGATTTGAATACCATAGATTCCGGACTTATAAAAAGTAAGATTTTTAAAGGAATGGAATTTGTCTTCGATCAAATAGACACTTCCAATATTACCGGAAATACCTATCTGCCAATCTTTATAAATGAAGCCTATTCCAAAGTATATGGTGATAATATAATTTCGGAAGAAAGAGAAGTACTCGAAGGGAATAAAAATTCTGGATTCGATAATAACCAAACGCTTATCGCCTTTGTGAAAGATTTGTACAGCGAATACGACGTCTACGACAATTACCTGAAATTTTTCGACAAAGCCTTTACCAGTCCGTTATCACGCACCGGAATAGATGTATATAACTATGTTTTACTGGACAGTGCCTACCGCGATAACAAATGGTGTTATAACATTGTTTATTATCCGAGACGGAAGAACGAACTGACCTTTAAAGGTGATTTTTGGGTAAATGATACTACCTGGGCAATTAAGGAAATTAATCTTCAGGCATCCAAAAGTGCCAACCTAAACTGGGTTCGTGAAGTGTATATCGAGCAAGAGTTCGACGTACTAAACGATTCAATATTTCTTATCACCCGTGATTATTTTTTAAGCGATTTCAGTTTTCGGAAAAAGGAAAAGGCAAGGGGAATGTATGGAAAACGCACTACTCTTTATGATAAATATACTTTCGATATTCCGAAGGATAAAAAATTCTACAGTGAACAGGTAGACCCGTATCAGTACGAAATATACAATCGACCGGATGAGTTTTGGGAGCAAAACCGAATGGAGCAGCTAAGTAAAGATGAAAAGGGAGTGTATAAAATGCTGGATACGCTAAAAACTGTTCCACGTTTTAAAGCTTTATACAATTTGGGCGCAACTTTGGTGAGCGGTTATTATGAAATCAATAATGTTGATGTAGGGCCTATCTTTTCGATATTCGGATTTAATGAAGCCGAAGGGATGCGAATTCGTTTGGGTGGACGTACCTACTTCAGTCAGAATGATCCGTGGCGACTGGAAGGTTTTGGCGCTTATGGGTTCAAGGATCAGCAGTTTAAATACGGTATTTCAGCAAAATGGTTGCTGGACCGAAAAACCAGGCTCACAATATTCGGGGGTAACAGAAAGGACGTAGAACAAACCGGAGCCAGTTTAACCAACAGCAATGACGTTTTGGGAAGAAGTTTGGCATCTTCGTCTTTAATTTCGGTAGGCGCAAACGATCGTCTCACACGAATAAATTTAACCACAGCAGGATTTTCTATGGAGCCGGCCAAAAACTTTATGGTACGACTTACGGGGTCCTATCGTACGTTGCGATCGGCTACCGAAACCTTTAGTATCGATTACAATGTAAAGGAAAATGGTGAATTTACCGGCGAGGTGAGAAGTGAAATCTCACAACCCGAAATCGAGCTGGCCTTTAACTACACACCCAAGAAGAAAACCTCGGGCTATGGTGTGGAACGAACCGTTATAAACGATGGAAATTACGCATCGTTTTATTTGGGCTATACTTATGGTTTAAAGGAAATTATGAGTGGCGATTTTGAATACCAAAAAATTCAGGCACTGTACACACAGCCATGGAATATAGGAGGCTTAGGTCGTTTGTATTCTACCGTTGAGGTGGGAAAAACCTTTGGTGAGGTTCCATTAAGTTTACTGAATCCTATACCCGGAAATCAAACGTATTTCAGCATTTACAATTCGTTCACTCAGTTGGATTACTACGAATTTGTGAGTGATACCTACACTTCACTGCACCTACAGCACGATTTTGGCGGACGATTCTTTTCCCGAATTCCATTATTGCGAAAATTAAATTTACGGGAAGTAATTGGTTTCAGAGCGGTGTATGGCGCAATATCGGATGAGAATATCGCCTTGAATGCCTCAGGAGTTGCTTATCAGGCTCCCGGCGATATCTACTATGAATACAGTGTAGGAGTGGGGAACATTTTTAAAATCTTCCGTCTCGATTTCAATTTCCGGGGCAATTATCTTCAAAACCCTGATGCGAGAAAATTTGGGATTACCGGAGTTTTTGGCTTCTCATTTTAG